Proteins from one Entomospira culicis genomic window:
- a CDS encoding adenylosuccinate synthase, whose amino-acid sequence MGGTVVCGMQWGDEGKGKVIDFLAPNAEVVVRYQGGNNAGHTVVVNGQKYVLHLLPSGVLNEKAICILAPGVVVDPRVLLEEIAALEERGLSSSHILLSQRCHIILPYHIEIDILKEANLGNDKIGTTKRGIGPAYMDKFERTGIRAVDLLNPVELEAKIRKNTAHKNQIITQIYHGQALDVEKIVQDYLLYAKQLAHRIVDTTEILHNKLQQEANVLFEGAQAMMLDIDHGNYPFVTSSSPTTGSASVGAGVGPHWLTRRIGVFKAYATRVGAGPFPTELHDSIGEQIREIGHEFGSTTGRPRRCGWLDLNVLRYAVQINGFTELAIMKADVLDQFDEILLCTAYEANGQHYTSIPADSALPLKPIYQSFRGWKCETQSISTYEELPKELIAYIEFIEQFLGVPIKTISLGPNRHETILR is encoded by the coding sequence ATGGGCGGAACGGTCGTATGTGGAATGCAGTGGGGGGATGAAGGCAAAGGAAAAGTTATCGACTTCTTAGCGCCAAATGCCGAGGTTGTCGTACGTTATCAGGGAGGCAATAATGCTGGGCACACCGTTGTGGTAAACGGGCAAAAGTATGTCTTGCACCTACTACCCAGTGGCGTGCTCAATGAGAAGGCAATTTGTATTTTAGCCCCTGGTGTCGTTGTCGATCCGCGTGTCTTATTGGAGGAGATCGCCGCGCTGGAAGAGCGAGGACTCTCGTCGTCCCACATTCTCCTTAGCCAACGATGCCATATTATTCTTCCCTATCACATTGAAATCGACATATTAAAAGAAGCTAACTTAGGTAACGATAAAATTGGCACAACGAAACGTGGTATTGGCCCTGCCTATATGGATAAATTCGAACGTACGGGTATTCGTGCCGTCGATCTCCTCAACCCAGTAGAGCTTGAGGCGAAAATCCGCAAAAACACCGCCCACAAAAATCAAATCATTACGCAAATTTACCATGGGCAAGCCCTCGATGTTGAGAAGATTGTCCAAGATTATCTCTTATATGCTAAGCAATTAGCTCACCGTATTGTGGATACTACAGAGATTCTCCATAATAAACTCCAGCAAGAAGCCAACGTTCTCTTTGAAGGAGCACAAGCCATGATGCTTGACATCGATCATGGGAATTATCCTTTTGTAACCTCCTCAAGCCCCACCACAGGATCGGCGAGTGTTGGCGCAGGCGTGGGGCCACACTGGTTGACGCGTCGCATTGGTGTCTTCAAAGCGTATGCAACGCGCGTTGGAGCAGGGCCTTTTCCCACGGAACTTCATGACAGCATCGGGGAGCAAATCCGCGAAATTGGACATGAATTTGGCTCTACGACGGGGCGACCTCGCCGATGCGGTTGGCTTGATCTTAATGTTTTGCGCTATGCTGTGCAGATCAATGGCTTCACCGAATTAGCTATCATGAAGGCCGACGTGCTCGATCAATTCGACGAAATTCTCCTCTGCACTGCCTATGAAGCCAACGGTCAACACTATACAAGTATTCCCGCCGATAGCGCACTCCCCTTAAAACCTATTTATCAATCCTTTCGTGGCTGGAAGTGTGAAACCCAATCAATCAGCACATATGAGGAGCTTCCTAAAGAGCTTATCGCTTACATTGAATTTATCGAGCAATTCTTAGGTGTTCCCATTAAAACCATCTCGTTAGGCCCAAATCGACATGAAACTATCCTCCGATAG
- a CDS encoding RluA family pseudouridine synthase, protein MKLSSDSHEQISHYIKENDASKRLDVVARRAFPFLHLAEIFQAIRKGTIKVNGKKSSQKYRLVEGDILTFVAKNMQERMGESQTMHTTTARSVFTQEEIACYQLLEILWESQDFVAINKPVGWISHGNFPSLTDWLIWKYGVEESLSFNRAPVHRLDVGTTGVIILAKTSHGARQFFQLQEEKRLIKIYLAIVDGKVSEPITSQLYLYRQENKSFCLDAPRSDAKLAITHIYPLKSRAKKSLIACVIETGRTHQIRAVCAHYHHPLSGDALYNPHSKSGYNLHHYLFYDPSKSVKSPLIAPPPPLFIENLAQYNLTMPETTLGDNIQKILQKHASTNPH, encoded by the coding sequence ATGAAACTATCCTCCGATAGTCATGAGCAGATAAGCCACTATATCAAAGAAAATGATGCAAGCAAACGCTTAGATGTAGTGGCTAGACGGGCATTTCCTTTTTTACATTTAGCCGAAATTTTTCAAGCAATCCGTAAAGGAACTATCAAGGTTAATGGCAAAAAGTCAAGCCAAAAGTATCGCCTTGTAGAGGGAGATATCCTCACTTTTGTGGCAAAAAATATGCAAGAACGTATGGGAGAGTCGCAAACCATGCACACAACGACCGCCCGTTCTGTCTTTACACAAGAAGAAATTGCATGCTATCAGTTGTTAGAAATTCTTTGGGAGTCGCAAGATTTTGTCGCCATAAACAAGCCTGTGGGTTGGATTAGTCATGGGAATTTTCCCTCTTTAACCGATTGGCTCATTTGGAAATATGGCGTAGAAGAGAGTCTTAGCTTTAACCGAGCGCCCGTTCATCGTTTAGATGTGGGAACAACTGGCGTGATCATCTTAGCAAAAACGAGCCATGGTGCGCGACAATTTTTTCAGCTACAAGAAGAAAAGAGATTGATAAAAATCTATCTTGCTATCGTAGATGGAAAGGTAAGCGAACCCATCACCAGTCAGCTTTATCTTTATCGACAGGAGAATAAAAGTTTTTGTCTCGACGCGCCACGTTCAGATGCAAAATTAGCCATCACCCACATCTATCCCCTAAAAAGTCGCGCAAAAAAGAGCCTCATTGCCTGCGTGATAGAGACCGGGCGCACCCACCAAATTCGTGCAGTATGCGCCCATTACCACCATCCACTTAGCGGCGATGCTCTCTATAATCCCCACAGCAAGAGTGGCTATAACCTCCATCATTACCTCTTTTATGATCCAAGTAAGAGCGTCAAAAGTCCACTTATCGCACCACCTCCGCCGCTCTTTATAGAGAATCTAGCTCAATACAATCTCACCATGCCAGAAACTACCCTTGGCGATAACATCCAAAAGATTCTACAAAAGCACGCCTCCACTAATCCACACTAA
- a CDS encoding FecR family protein, protein MRQRSLFFFLLIPLLVNCTVGSSSTKDRFNVVVSAYAGEVVVHRGEERYPIKLSMHLELGDMIEVPEDGYVQLLFRDGAVVRGSGGSTLGIPDEGIVRLVQGESFYHVERQQARSFVVQTHNAKIEVVGTQFMVHAKADETQVALLNGEIMLDVADKKIALHAGEELLITHEDGAISAITALYPETVERFAEIYALKRVPAKVTEEEEDESELLDLRARIAVQGIELESLREQLLQKNQEIAKLVQEMQVLSHRAERFEDLYNTERRWVEKYKELLEAQEISVD, encoded by the coding sequence ATGAGACAAAGAAGTCTGTTCTTCTTTTTGTTGATTCCGCTTTTGGTTAACTGTACGGTGGGTTCGTCCTCAACTAAGGATCGCTTTAATGTGGTGGTGAGCGCCTATGCTGGTGAGGTTGTGGTGCATCGAGGAGAGGAGCGTTATCCTATTAAATTGTCGATGCACCTCGAACTCGGAGATATGATTGAGGTGCCTGAAGATGGATACGTGCAGCTACTTTTTCGTGATGGTGCGGTGGTGCGAGGCAGTGGTGGCTCTACGTTGGGAATTCCTGATGAGGGCATTGTTCGCTTAGTGCAAGGGGAGAGTTTTTATCATGTTGAACGTCAACAAGCGCGTAGCTTTGTTGTACAGACACATAATGCCAAAATCGAGGTGGTTGGCACACAATTTATGGTGCATGCCAAAGCCGATGAGACACAAGTCGCGCTTCTAAATGGGGAGATTATGCTGGATGTTGCAGACAAAAAGATAGCTCTACATGCAGGAGAGGAGCTGTTGATTACTCACGAAGATGGCGCAATCTCTGCGATTACTGCACTCTATCCCGAAACCGTGGAGCGTTTTGCTGAAATTTATGCGCTAAAACGTGTGCCTGCGAAGGTTACAGAAGAGGAAGAAGACGAAAGCGAATTATTGGATCTTCGCGCACGTATTGCCGTGCAGGGTATCGAATTGGAGTCATTGCGTGAGCAATTACTGCAGAAAAATCAGGAGATCGCCAAGTTGGTGCAAGAGATGCAAGTGCTTTCGCATCGCGCAGAACGTTTTGAAGATCTCTATAACACTGAGCGACGCTGGGTGGAGAAGTATAAAGAACTGCTTGAAGCACAAGAGATTAGTGTGGATTAG
- a CDS encoding helix-turn-helix transcriptional regulator: METRKVIGNPRASTQFHQLLIKNLKTYRKKRGYSQMKLAQLCSVSPNYIGEIEMGRKFPSADTMDKIIFALNLKPYQLFFSEEDFSGLDEMLKDRYDRVKSDLVSYVEEALRFYESEDTPLGEGAERQELTRSMRLRDTQNPPKKS; the protein is encoded by the coding sequence ATGGAAACAAGGAAAGTGATTGGAAACCCCAGAGCATCCACGCAGTTTCACCAGTTGTTGATTAAAAATCTCAAAACGTACCGAAAAAAGCGTGGTTACTCTCAAATGAAGCTTGCTCAACTCTGTTCGGTTTCGCCTAACTATATCGGTGAAATTGAGATGGGTCGTAAGTTCCCTTCGGCTGACACGATGGATAAGATCATTTTTGCGCTTAATCTTAAACCCTATCAGCTCTTCTTTAGCGAGGAGGATTTTTCGGGTTTAGATGAGATGCTTAAAGATCGTTATGATCGAGTAAAGAGTGATTTGGTCTCTTACGTGGAGGAAGCGTTGCGTTTTTATGAGAGCGAAGATACTCCCCTTGGGGAGGGTGCTGAGCGTCAAGAATTAACGCGTTCAATGCGTCTACGTGATACGCAGAATCCTCCAAAAAAATCGTAG
- the rdgB gene encoding RdgB/HAM1 family non-canonical purine NTP pyrophosphatase — protein MLKQDIVLATNNRHKQREISHFFSQKVLIPEDLGVTFEIEESATTFVGNALLKAQALYQLTGKATLADDSGLVIEALPHILGVHSARFAPQMSQEEKNEHVIDLMRGVVNRQAYFVCAMVLYHQQESFISVQSTWIGSIAHEVKGNNGFGYDAIFKLEDGRHVAQLSAEEKAQCSHRAKALNKLNHWFHSNEDGG, from the coding sequence ATGCTTAAGCAAGATATTGTTCTAGCTACGAATAATCGCCATAAACAGCGTGAGATTTCGCACTTTTTTTCTCAAAAAGTCTTGATTCCCGAAGATTTAGGTGTTACATTTGAAATAGAGGAGAGCGCAACAACCTTCGTTGGTAATGCCTTACTCAAAGCACAGGCGCTCTATCAATTAACCGGCAAAGCCACATTAGCTGACGATTCAGGCTTAGTCATCGAGGCTTTGCCCCATATATTGGGGGTACATAGCGCCCGTTTTGCACCGCAGATGTCTCAAGAGGAGAAGAATGAGCATGTTATCGATCTTATGCGAGGGGTGGTAAATCGCCAAGCTTATTTTGTCTGCGCGATGGTCTTGTATCATCAACAAGAGAGCTTTATAAGTGTTCAGTCAACGTGGATAGGTAGCATCGCGCATGAGGTAAAAGGAAACAATGGCTTTGGTTATGATGCAATTTTTAAGCTAGAAGATGGTCGGCATGTTGCGCAGTTGTCCGCAGAAGAGAAGGCGCAATGTTCCCATCGTGCGAAGGCTTTAAACAAACTTAATCACTGGTTTCATTCTAATGAAGATGGAGGATAA
- a CDS encoding flagellar basal body FlgE domain-containing protein, with protein MDKKSRWLWLLFLGMLMNGLVAQESLSEEESLPFDVEGQASDTREEDGVSFTMESEEPSDTTENPTARRRERMIIPKFKPTTQVNVVGGNLPKLPLSAAYKVSYVGQIIDAVGEKRAFTLEFQQDQEEFNRWLVMISIEGVDKNNVDVAVQSPEMRQMESEHHQLWLDFNNDGQLARLMDMSGMVIDEEDALVYVRYTIGEDEAQFNLNFGKFITRGNFITQFKGQASVILVSDGYSAVKRVS; from the coding sequence ATGGATAAAAAGAGTCGATGGTTGTGGTTACTGTTTTTGGGTATGCTGATGAACGGGCTTGTCGCCCAAGAGTCGCTGAGTGAAGAGGAGAGTCTCCCTTTTGATGTTGAGGGGCAGGCAAGTGATACGCGAGAAGAGGACGGAGTCTCTTTTACAATGGAGAGCGAAGAGCCAAGTGATACAACCGAAAATCCCACCGCAAGAAGGCGCGAGCGGATGATTATTCCCAAGTTCAAACCAACCACGCAGGTGAATGTCGTAGGTGGAAATTTGCCAAAACTTCCTTTAAGTGCCGCGTACAAAGTGAGCTATGTAGGGCAGATTATCGATGCTGTGGGAGAAAAGCGAGCATTTACCCTCGAATTTCAGCAAGATCAAGAGGAATTTAACCGCTGGCTGGTAATGATTTCGATTGAAGGTGTCGATAAGAACAACGTGGACGTTGCCGTTCAATCACCAGAAATGCGCCAGATGGAGAGCGAGCATCATCAGCTTTGGCTAGATTTCAATAATGATGGCCAGCTAGCTCGGCTCATGGATATGTCTGGCATGGTGATAGACGAAGAGGATGCATTAGTATATGTGCGCTACACGATAGGGGAGGATGAAGCGCAATTCAATTTAAATTTTGGAAAATTTATAACAAGAGGCAATTTTATAACTCAGTTCAAGGGGCAGGCGTCGGTGATATTGGTTTCTGACGGCTACAGTGCCGTGAAGAGAGTTAGTTAA
- the uvrB gene encoding excinuclease ABC subunit UvrB — MQRRFEVVANYQPAGDQPQAIASVVQAIEAGDRYHTLQGVTGSGKTYTMAKIVEQVQRPTLVISHNKTLAAQLYREFKEFFPNNAVEYFVSYYDYYQPEAYVVARDLYIEKDSSINDEIERMRLSAAASLLEREDVLVVATVSCIYGAGNPENFKAMRIILEVGQTLSVESVIRSLIQAQYQRNDDAPKAGEFRRRGDVLEIFLAYAEPTPRFDEDERANRGWDSMFRIEWEWDKIVAIYKCHTMTGAVIESRSECVIYPAKNFVVEPPQMSEAIARIEADLAKQIAHFESLGKSVEALRIGQRTRYDLEMLREMGSCSGIENYSRYIDGREPGMRPSTLIDYFPENFITFMDESHVTRSQVGAMYEGDKSRKLNLVNFGFRLPGAMDNRPLKIEEFETLIPQMVYVSATPGSIELERSSSVSRLVIRPTGLLDPMVEVRPTHGQIEDLYAEIRRRIAQDERAIVLTLTKKMAEDMTSYFSELGLKVSYLHSEIETIERVEILHNLRLGKIDVVIGVNLLREGIDLPEVSFIAIMDADKIGFLRSATSLTQIIGRAARHESGMAVMYADKMSSAMQEAIAENRARRALQEEYNTKHGITPHSVKKSLTEILSREQEHLASAVEMDLSAVRAQTNFLEEKSRKKYLKELEKRMLEYAKNWEYEEAALVRDEIDRIKRGEYDG, encoded by the coding sequence ATGCAGAGACGCTTTGAGGTGGTGGCAAATTATCAGCCAGCAGGCGATCAGCCACAGGCGATAGCTTCGGTGGTACAGGCGATAGAAGCAGGCGATCGCTATCATACGTTGCAGGGCGTTACGGGCTCAGGCAAGACGTATACCATGGCAAAGATTGTCGAGCAAGTACAGCGTCCTACCTTGGTGATTAGTCATAATAAGACGTTGGCTGCGCAGTTGTATCGCGAGTTTAAGGAATTTTTTCCGAACAATGCGGTAGAGTATTTTGTCAGTTACTATGATTACTATCAACCTGAAGCCTATGTGGTGGCGCGTGATCTCTATATTGAGAAGGACTCCTCGATTAATGATGAGATTGAGCGCATGCGCTTGAGCGCGGCAGCGAGTCTGCTGGAGCGCGAAGATGTGCTGGTGGTGGCGACGGTGAGCTGTATTTATGGTGCGGGTAATCCGGAGAACTTTAAGGCAATGCGTATCATTTTGGAAGTGGGGCAGACGTTGAGTGTGGAGTCGGTGATTAGGTCATTGATTCAGGCGCAGTATCAGCGTAATGATGATGCGCCTAAGGCGGGAGAATTTCGTCGACGTGGGGATGTCTTGGAGATCTTCTTGGCGTATGCCGAACCTACTCCGCGCTTTGATGAGGACGAGCGGGCGAATCGTGGTTGGGATAGCATGTTTCGCATTGAGTGGGAGTGGGATAAGATTGTGGCGATTTATAAGTGCCATACCATGACGGGTGCGGTGATCGAGTCGCGTAGTGAATGTGTGATTTATCCTGCGAAGAATTTCGTGGTAGAGCCTCCGCAAATGAGCGAGGCCATTGCCCGTATTGAGGCTGATTTAGCCAAGCAGATTGCGCATTTTGAGAGCCTTGGCAAGAGCGTGGAGGCGTTGCGTATTGGTCAGCGCACGCGTTATGATTTAGAGATGTTGCGCGAGATGGGAAGTTGTTCGGGTATCGAGAATTATAGTCGTTATATTGATGGCCGAGAGCCTGGCATGCGCCCTTCTACGCTGATTGATTACTTCCCTGAGAATTTTATCACCTTTATGGACGAGAGCCACGTTACGCGTTCGCAAGTAGGCGCGATGTACGAGGGCGATAAGAGTCGTAAGTTGAACTTGGTCAACTTCGGCTTTAGGCTCCCCGGTGCGATGGATAACCGTCCGCTCAAGATAGAGGAATTTGAGACCCTTATTCCGCAGATGGTCTATGTCTCGGCTACACCTGGGAGCATCGAGCTGGAGCGTTCGTCGAGTGTGTCGCGCTTGGTGATTCGTCCAACAGGCTTGCTCGATCCGATGGTCGAGGTGCGCCCTACGCATGGACAAATTGAAGATCTCTATGCTGAAATTCGCCGACGTATCGCGCAAGATGAACGTGCTATCGTCTTAACCCTCACCAAGAAGATGGCTGAAGATATGACGAGCTACTTTAGTGAGTTGGGTCTCAAGGTGAGCTACTTGCACAGCGAGATCGAGACGATCGAACGGGTGGAGATCTTACATAATTTACGCTTGGGTAAGATCGATGTGGTGATTGGCGTGAATCTCTTGCGTGAGGGGATTGACTTACCGGAGGTGAGCTTTATCGCCATTATGGACGCGGATAAGATTGGATTTTTGCGATCTGCGACCTCGCTTACGCAAATTATTGGGCGCGCGGCGCGTCATGAGAGTGGCATGGCGGTGATGTATGCCGATAAAATGAGTAGTGCAATGCAAGAAGCTATTGCCGAGAATCGTGCCCGTCGCGCGTTGCAGGAGGAGTATAACACCAAGCATGGCATTACTCCGCACTCGGTGAAGAAGTCTCTCACGGAGATTTTGTCTCGAGAACAGGAGCATTTAGCCTCGGCGGTAGAGATGGATCTCTCGGCAGTGCGCGCGCAGACCAATTTTTTAGAAGAGAAGTCGCGTAAAAAGTATCTTAAAGAGCTAGAAAAGCGGATGCTTGAGTATGCCAAAAATTGGGAGTACGAAGAAGCTGCACTGGTTCGCGATGAGATAGATCGGATTAAACGAGGGGAGTATGATGGATAA
- a CDS encoding YfcE family phosphodiesterase gives MSIIFFSDLHGEVANLELFLQQPDVANAQWLIHCGDFFQDYHPLSPQEALHLANLLNDHPAQKLSVRGNNDTLKQLDLFTFPTAQKSITEVIDSYSITLTHGHWGSAQSFAPQSKSRNLWQIFVEGHTHVARLYRDNKEIHLNPGSLSYPRSQLPPTYATLKNKTLTIKALHDGRVYFSEILS, from the coding sequence ATGAGCATCATATTTTTTTCCGATCTTCATGGAGAAGTAGCAAATTTGGAACTTTTTCTCCAACAACCCGACGTAGCAAACGCCCAATGGCTCATTCATTGTGGTGATTTTTTTCAAGACTATCATCCGTTATCGCCTCAAGAGGCCCTGCATTTAGCCAACCTCCTCAACGACCATCCCGCCCAAAAATTGAGCGTGCGAGGCAACAACGACACCCTTAAGCAACTCGACCTCTTCACCTTTCCCACCGCACAAAAGAGCATCACGGAAGTGATTGATAGCTATAGCATTACCCTCACCCACGGGCATTGGGGTAGCGCCCAAAGCTTTGCGCCCCAATCCAAAAGTCGTAATCTTTGGCAAATTTTTGTAGAAGGACACACCCACGTAGCAAGGCTCTACCGCGACAACAAAGAAATTCATCTCAACCCAGGCTCGCTTAGCTATCCGCGATCGCAATTACCACCCACCTACGCAACTCTCAAAAATAAGACCCTCACCATCAAAGCCTTACACGATGGGAGAGTCTACTTCTCTGAAATCTTATCTTAA
- a CDS encoding rhodanese-like domain-containing protein, with protein sequence MDIWKPEDVSRLKANGALIIDVREPEERMGGRAIEDTKNIPLGELPSRMEELPKDQMIYVYCESGMRSQNACLFLESKGYKTSNLAGGYRGYHAHKG encoded by the coding sequence ATGGATATCTGGAAACCAGAAGACGTAAGCAGGCTAAAAGCAAACGGCGCATTGATTATTGATGTGCGTGAACCAGAGGAGCGTATGGGTGGGCGCGCGATTGAAGATACGAAGAACATCCCATTGGGAGAACTGCCTTCTCGCATGGAGGAGTTACCTAAGGATCAGATGATTTATGTCTACTGCGAGAGTGGGATGCGTAGCCAGAACGCTTGTCTCTTTTTAGAGAGCAAGGGCTACAAGACGAGCAACTTAGCAGGTGGATATCGCGGATATCACGCGCACAAAGGCTAA
- a CDS encoding AAA family ATPase translates to MQTPKKLTPSAKETLLFLAKQEAKHFHAEEIQSEHLALAILKKNPPIIHKIFAQHRIKLPSILTLFEELIDRPSPIFSHIPIVQEPTFSKEVHQMIQQATNEAQYFQSPTINEEHLFLAILSDKQSSLHQCVSKFGITCDEFRIALHQLSPQKSPKAPIFANTTLPKSDADFFAVCINLNDRIKTKHFHPIAEREQELLQMIQILKRTTKNNPLLIGPAGVGKTALVEALAHQINQEETPDFLHNTQIFELQVPSLLAGTRYRGDFEERINNIISTVEANPDILLFIDEIHLIAGAGSSSESALDIANILKPALARGTLRCIGATTHTEYQQYLQADAALERRFQRINVTEPSDEQMLHILQQVKQSYEKNHQVTYPFSILPHIINLSKIHLPNRFMPDKALDLMDEVGATKSLIQFRIKTQLQSTERNLHSLYDSLKNKPQSPVPSQENDDLLFHYNQLRQEYEHLYIQWQAQSTEFEAMTITINDLFITLSDKLKIHPHFFHASKNLFSDFILYRLKQQIVGHQTIIPKLVDLYTQAFRKQYQQDKPLLSLLLLGPQDVGRHSIMQKITALSHADAQAFLYIDMALCTTAHNVKELFNEHNDSFHRLSNHINIIQSLKDQPQLTLYLDNIEQAHPEFFPYLKGMLTQARITSSIGKSYALFNTVIVLASSLTCQKSHTSFHLHQEESSSLFTIDTRLSDQLGANLSQIVDQRFHFEALTHDDITKLFDLQWQHLQHLILKHAQVQLEYDPALPNQIIALCEGQPSYLLRIFEQKIQNPLLKAFVQINETCQKRLIIVHYQQQEQSITWQEKESDISYQKA, encoded by the coding sequence ATGCAGACCCCAAAAAAGCTTACCCCCAGTGCCAAAGAGACCCTGTTATTCCTCGCCAAACAAGAGGCCAAGCACTTTCATGCCGAAGAAATTCAATCCGAGCATCTAGCTCTGGCTATCCTCAAAAAGAATCCTCCCATCATCCATAAAATTTTTGCGCAACACCGCATCAAATTGCCATCCATCCTCACCCTCTTTGAAGAGCTCATCGATCGTCCTTCTCCAATATTTTCGCATATTCCCATCGTGCAAGAACCCACCTTCTCCAAAGAGGTTCACCAGATGATCCAACAAGCTACCAACGAGGCGCAATATTTCCAGAGCCCCACCATCAACGAAGAGCACCTCTTTCTTGCCATCCTCTCCGATAAGCAGAGTTCCCTGCACCAATGCGTCTCCAAATTTGGGATCACTTGCGATGAATTTCGTATTGCTTTACACCAATTAAGTCCGCAAAAAAGCCCAAAAGCGCCTATCTTTGCCAACACCACGCTCCCCAAAAGCGATGCAGACTTCTTTGCCGTCTGTATCAACCTCAACGATCGCATTAAAACCAAGCATTTCCACCCCATCGCCGAACGCGAGCAAGAGCTTCTTCAAATGATTCAGATCCTCAAACGCACCACGAAAAATAATCCGTTGCTCATTGGCCCAGCTGGCGTGGGAAAAACCGCTCTTGTGGAGGCTCTCGCCCACCAAATCAACCAAGAGGAGACCCCCGACTTCCTGCATAATACCCAAATCTTTGAACTCCAAGTCCCCTCCCTGCTCGCAGGCACGCGCTATCGGGGCGACTTTGAAGAGCGTATCAACAATATCATCTCCACCGTCGAGGCTAACCCCGATATCCTCCTCTTCATCGACGAAATTCACCTCATCGCCGGTGCAGGCTCCTCTTCCGAGAGCGCCCTAGACATCGCCAATATCCTCAAACCTGCTCTAGCAAGAGGCACCCTGCGTTGCATTGGCGCCACCACTCACACCGAGTATCAACAATATCTCCAAGCCGATGCCGCCCTCGAACGTCGCTTCCAGCGCATCAACGTTACCGAGCCTAGTGACGAACAGATGCTCCATATCCTCCAACAAGTCAAGCAATCCTATGAAAAAAATCATCAGGTTACCTACCCCTTTTCTATTCTTCCCCACATCATCAACTTGAGTAAAATCCACCTCCCCAACCGCTTTATGCCCGACAAAGCACTCGATCTTATGGACGAAGTAGGTGCTACCAAGAGCCTCATCCAGTTTCGTATTAAGACCCAACTTCAGAGCACCGAGCGCAATCTCCACTCCCTTTATGATAGCCTAAAAAACAAACCACAGTCGCCTGTGCCCTCGCAAGAGAATGATGATCTGCTCTTTCACTACAACCAACTACGTCAAGAGTATGAACATTTATATATTCAATGGCAAGCTCAAAGTACGGAATTTGAGGCCATGACCATCACCATTAATGATCTCTTTATCACCCTAAGTGATAAGCTTAAGATCCATCCCCACTTTTTTCACGCCAGTAAAAATCTATTCAGTGATTTCATCCTTTATCGTCTCAAACAGCAGATCGTTGGGCATCAAACCATCATCCCCAAACTCGTCGATCTCTACACGCAAGCCTTTCGTAAACAGTATCAACAAGACAAACCCCTACTCTCTCTTCTGCTCTTAGGCCCGCAAGACGTTGGTCGCCACAGCATCATGCAAAAGATCACCGCCCTCTCCCACGCCGACGCGCAAGCCTTCCTCTATATCGATATGGCGCTCTGCACCACCGCCCATAACGTGAAGGAGCTCTTTAACGAACACAATGACTCCTTTCACCGCCTCTCTAACCACATCAATATTATTCAATCGCTTAAAGATCAACCCCAGCTGACCCTCTACCTCGACAATATAGAGCAAGCGCACCCCGAATTCTTTCCCTATCTTAAGGGTATGCTCACCCAAGCGCGCATCACCAGCTCCATCGGGAAGAGTTACGCCCTCTTCAATACCGTCATCGTCTTAGCCAGCTCCCTCACCTGCCAAAAATCACACACCTCTTTCCACCTTCACCAAGAAGAGTCCAGCTCCCTCTTCACCATCGATACCCGCTTATCCGACCAACTAGGCGCAAATCTCTCGCAAATCGTCGACCAGCGCTTCCACTTTGAAGCCCTCACGCATGATGATATTACCAAGCTCTTTGACCTTCAGTGGCAACACCTCCAACATCTTATCCTCAAACACGCCCAAGTCCAACTCGAGTATGATCCAGCCCTTCCCAACCAAATTATTGCCCTCTGTGAGGGACAGCCCAGCTACCTCTTACGCATTTTTGAGCAAAAAATCCAAAATCCCTTGCTTAAAGCCTTCGTTCAGATTAATGAGACTTGCCAAAAACGGCTAATCATTGTACACTATCAACAACAGGAGCAGAGCATCACATGGCAAGAAAAGGAGTCCGATATCTCATACCAAAAGGCCTAA